gtgagtcaccagcaccacgCACCTGCCCCGCTGTCTTCACAGAGCATGGCCTCTATTATCGTGTGTACCGCTAGGCTAACACAGTGGCTCGATAGGTTAGACACACAGAGGAACAGATGCGCCATCTCCATCTTGCCACCAGATTCTGAACTTCGGGTCTTCCGTTTTACCAGTCTCTGTGGGGGGACCAGAGATGGGGGAGCACTTGTCAAGTGGTTGGGGCCATGTCTCTCGTCATGTGGCCATTTCTCAATGATGGTCTTTGGCTTCAGTGGCCATCACTGGTGTGTAAGGTCCCTCTAAGGACAAAGCTTGCTCTaagccttccttttttttttgccagtcctgggccttggactcagggcctgagcactgtccctggcttcctttttgctcaaggctagcactctgccacttgagccgcagcgccatttctggccattttctatatatgtggtgctggggaatcgaacccagggcttcatgtatatgaggcgagcactcttgccactaggccacattcccagccctgctccaaGCCTTCCTAACACGGGTCACCTCTGTCTGCAGAAGTGGGGCTCAGGCCCGTGGCTAGACCTGGTTTCCTTGCAAGGCACTGGCAGTCCTCCCTCGTGGCAGTCTGTTCCAGGCTTCCTTGCCGTGGCTGCAGCCCCCCACCTGCGCCCCTGCGGCGTCCCCGTTGTCACCTGCCCTGGCTTCCTCACCATTATCCTGGAAGGAAGTGTCCcctggccggccggccggcctctCCCTCCGGCACTGGACCTGCTCACTGCATGGATGCCCCTTTGGGAACGGCCTTCTTCTCTGTGACTGGGCCTCTGTCTCTCCACAGGCCTCCGAGACTGCCCACTGCCCCCCTGGCCGGACGGGTGCCACCATGGGGGTGAGGTGGCCACCCTGCTCCCACCCACTGGTGGGGGCCTGCGCCCTCCTCTGCCTGGCCACAGCTGCCCTCCTGGGGTGCGTCTTGCTGCATGGCGTCCCCGTGGTTTTGCAGGAGCTGTGCGGCCCCGCCCGGGGACCGGAGGTGACCCCCGGAGCTCAGCAGCTCCGAGCGGGCAGGCCGGGGCCCCCGCCCACCCAGGAGCGCCCTGGCCAGCGCTGGGCAGCACCCCCACAGTGCAGCGTGTCCCCAAACGACCGCTTCGACTGCGCCCCGGACAAGGCCATCACGCAGCAGGAGTGCGAGGCCCGCGGCTGCTGCTTCGCCCCCACGCAGCGGCGCCCCCAGGAGCCCCTGAAGGGGCAGCCCTGGTGCTTCTTCCCGCCCAGCTACCCCAGCTACCGGCTGAAGGACCTGAGACCCTCAGACACGGGCTACACCGCCACGCTGGCCCGGGCCACGCCCACCTTCCTTCCGAGGGACATCCCGGTCCTCCAGCTGGACGTGCGGATGGAGACCGACAGCCGCCTGCGCGTCACGGTGCGTAGAGGCGGGCAGCAGCACGCGGGAGGGGCCTGAGGCCCCACTGGGAGCCCCGCGGAGCAGAAGGACTTGCACGGTGACAGGTGCTGCAGAAGGCGGggcgcagggggctggggatatagcctagtggcaagagtgcctgcctcggtatacccgaggccctaggttcgattccccagcaccacatatacagaaaacggccagaagcggcgctgtggctcaagtggcagagtgctagccttgagcgggaagaagccagggacggtgctcaggccctgagtccaaggcccaggactggccaaaaaaaaaaaaaaaaaaggcggggcgCAGGCACCCGGGGGTCGGGCCTCTCCCAGGACCGGACGTCTCAGCCGTCCCATAGGAATCCACAGCCGCTGCCTGCTCGCCCCCCAGTCGGGCGGACTTCCTTCTGCGCAGTTCTCTGCCGTCCTTACCTCGTCTGCAGCACCCCGTATCTACAGAGAAGGGATTTTCAtgcattctccccctcccactcccccgcCCCTTGTTGctgggcctgggcttgaactcagggcctgagtgccaaccctgagcttttgtgctcaaggctagtagtgctgtaccatttgagtgacaattccacttctggatttgggggatGGTTAAGAGATAAGCCTGTCACAAacttcccgcctgggctggcttcaaactacgatcctcagctGTCTGCCTCTTGAGTCTGTAGGAGcgttacaagagtgagccaccagggcaggggctggCTGATTTAAGCAATTAGCACAGGATGGCCCATGTAACTTTAGGGACCTACTTACACTAAACACACAGGGctgtggtgtggctcaagggctaaGTTATCTGACTAGCAAGCTAGAGGCCCTGAGCTCGAATCCGGAGGAGGAAAGCCCTGTGGAGGGTTGGCTCCGTGGCGGAGTTCTTACCTGGCCACCTCGCTGAGGCTGGTGTCACGTAAGCGAAGGGGAGAGGCAGACCCTCCCACGGGGCCTCCAACACCACCACCTCTCTCATAGATCAAAGACCCCGCTAGCAAGCGCTACGAGGTGCCGCTGGAGACGCCCTGTGTCCGCAGCCGGGCGCCGGCCCCGCTCTACAGCGTGGAGTTCTGGGAAGAGCCCTTTGGGGTGATTGTGCGCAGGCAGCCCGATGGCCGGGTGCTGTGAGTTGGGGCTCTCCACTCTGGGTGGGCAGAGCTTCCTAGATGTAGGGTGCAAGCTGGCCAGCACTGTCTCCCAGCTCTGGTCCACCATCTtgacccctccccgcccccacataGCTCCCAGGAGAGCCCCCTGGCTGACAACTTGGGGTACTGCCTGGGTATGGTATGGTGGCCCCCTCTTCTCCTCGCCCAAGGCTTCTCAGAGGGTCCAAGTCCCCCAGGAGACTTGCAGAGGGGTCTGGAAGCAGCCGGGTGGCCACGGCAGCCCTGCAGTGCCCCGGACGGCCCAAGGAGAGGCCCTGGCCTGGTCCGCAGTGGCCTTGCCTCCAGGAGGCTGCAAACGCGGGTGTCATAGCTCGTTCAGCTCAGCGGCTGGGCGGTCGCTGTGCCCTGGAGCGCTGAGCCATGGCTGGCCAGCTGGGGCAACGCTGGGGCCTCAGGCCAGGCGGTGCCACCCTGCCTCGTGTCCTGCCATGACCCCAGATTGAATCACTGCTGTTCTCTGTCCACCTCAGCACCTGACTGCCCTGCGTGCGGGCCTTGGGGGCTCTGTTCAACGGCCTTGGGCCGAGGGCTGCAGGGTCAGCGTTCTGCAGGTCTCCTGGCTGTGTGGGCCCGCGTGGCTCTTGCGGCCTGGGTGCGAGGGAGCCTGGTCTCTCGTGCAGGCTGAATACAACCGTGGCTCCCCTGATCTTTGCCGACCAGTTCCTGCAGCTGTCCACCTCGCTGGCCTCCCGCTACGTCACGGGCCTTGGCGAGCACCTCGGCCCGCTGATGCTCAGCACCGACTGGAGCCGGGTCACCCTCTGGAACCGGGACCTGGCGCCCACGGTACGGGGGCGGCGATGGGGGGCGGCGTGGCGTCCAGGGTCCTGGGACTCAAGTGCCGTCTCCACGTTCCCTAGCCTGGAGCCAACCTCTACGGCTCTCACCCTTTCTACATGGTGCTGGAGGACGGCGGCTCTGCGCATGGCGTCTTCCTGCTGAACAGCAACGCCATGGGTGAGCCCGGGCCCAGggtccctccccgcctcccgcggcCCCCTCCACGGGGAGCCGGAGCCTCTCTGCCTAAGATGGTGCAGGCCCACCAGGGACATCGCAGAAGGGAGGCCTCACCCTGCTCTGCCCTCAGTGCCCCAAGTGGGTCCTGGGCAGGTCCTGGGCCCAGCCCCGGTGCCCAGACGCTGGGCCCCTTCTGTTCCCGGTGAGGCAGGCTCAGCCTGGCCACGTCTGGCTCGCCCCCGCCGTGCCTTTCCTGGGCTTCCTCCGGGAAGAGCCACACTGTGGCTGAGGCTTGTCCCGTCTGTGGGGTGCCTGGGCCCCTGGGGTGGGGTATGTGTCCCTGACCAGGCCACCTCCCTCCAGACGTGGTCctgcagcccagccctgccctcaccTGGAGGTCAATAGGTGGGATCCTGGACGTGTATGTCTTCCTTGGCCCGGAGCCCAAGAGTGTGGTGCAGCAGTACCTGGATATTGTGGGTAAAGGCtccgcgcccccacccccaccccccacccctgcaatcCTCCGCGCCTGCTCACCAGCAGTGTTGGCCCCCAGGCCTCCCGTTCATGCCTCCGTACTGGAGCCTGGGCTTCCACCTCTGCCGCTGGGGCTACTCCTCCACCGCCACCGTCCGCCAGGTGGTGGAGAACATGACCCAGGCCCGCTTCCCCCTGGTGagtgggggggcgaggggggggcaGGGCCAGCGCCCGGTGTGACGCCTGGCCTGAGCCTCCCCGGAGGGCTTCCCCTTGGTGGTGGGGGACAGGGCCGGCGCCCGGTGTGACGCTGGCCTGAGCCTCCCCGGAGGGCTTCCCCTtggtggggggggacagggccGGCGCCCGGTGTGACGCTGGCCTGAGCCTCCCCGGAGGGCTTCCCcttggtgagggggggggggatagggcCAGCGCCCGGTGTGATGCTGGCCTGAGCCTCTCTCGCGCGGTGGCAGGACGTGCAGTGGAATGACCTGGACTACATGGATGCCCGCAGGGACTTCACCTTCAACAAGGAAGGCTTCGCAGACTTCCCGGACATGGTCGCGGCGCTCCACCGGGGCGGCCGGCGCTACGTGATGATCGTGGTGAGCGTCCTGCCTGGCCGAGCTTTGTGGTCTCTTGGTGCCGCTTCTTCCCGTCCTGCTGGGGCCTTTTGGGGTGTGAGGGACATCGGGGAGGCGACAGACTTGGTCTCTGCAGCCCGGGGCCGTCCCCTGTGGGGCAGGAGGCGTCCTAAGTGACGccccccagctctggggaggtggggggccgtGTGTGTCTCACCTCGGAAGCAGGCAGGACAGAGCAGCCCAGCCCAGAGCCATCCGTGCCCTGGGTCAACCCTATGTCGGGGTCGCAGCTCGGGGCTGGTGCAGCTGCCCCCCTCGTGGGGCTCAGACCCCACCGATGAGCAGAGAATCTGCTGTGGGCCGGAAGCTTGTCGGAGCCCCGTCCTGTCCCGTCCTGTGCTCAGCTGGGAGGGCAGCGCaggcttttcattttctgttgaaGTCACTGTCGAGTGTCCGTGGTCGCTGTCGAGTGTCCGTGGTCTCCCTAGAGGCCCTGGAGCCTTAGCGGAGAGCCGAAGCCTGCGCCAGCCCCACCCATCCGCCGCCAGCTGCTCTTTCCTGGGGTCTCCCCAGACAGGGAGTTTGTGTGCACACTGAGGCCTGGGGTACACCACCTCTTGGCCAGCAGCTGGAGCCCGGGCCTGGGTCCAGCCGCCTCCTGGTCGCGGTCACcatgcgtcccccccccccgcaggatcCTGCCATCAGCAGCGGGGGCCCCGCCGGGAGCTACAGGCCCTATGACGAGGGGCTGCGGAGAGGAGTCTTCATCACCAACGCCACCAGGCAGCCCCTGATCGGGAAGGTAGGGACAGTGGCCTCTGGCAAGCGGGAGCCAGCTGGGCGCCCAGAAACCAGCCTGGCCAGCGGGACAGCGTCCGGCTTGGGGTGGGAGGCCCCAGGCAACGACGCCCCGGAATTCCCCTGTCTCAGGCTTCCGGGGCAGCTGGGCACAGCCCGGGCATCACCTTGGCGGGCACAGAGTGAGCCCTGGGGGCCCTCCTTGTCCCCCTTCCCATCTTGGGAGGCCCCCAGCAGAGACCCAGCTTCCTCCTCCCGGGGAGCCGGAGAGGGCGAGGCCCAGGAGGGGGCTCTGTGCCCGTGCACCGCCTGGCTGGCTGTCCGAGGGCTGAGGCCCCTTGGGCGCCCACTCCCAGGCACCATGCCTACCCATTGGTCCCCAGGGCTGGTCTCCACTCCGAGTGGCGGTGACAGGGTCGGGCTGCAGGCTTGGCGGGCAGGGCCTTCCCTCTGGCATATCACATCCAGGTGTGGCCTGGCCCCACCGCCTTCCCCGACTTTACCAACCCCGAGACCCTGGACTGGTGGCAGGACATGGTGGCCGAGTTCCACGCCCAGGTGCCCTTCGATGGCATGTGGATCGTAAGTGCAGCCCGCGCCCCGGTGTCCCCCTCCCTCGGCTCCGTCTCTGAGCCCCTGCCCCATCCCGTGTCCCTGACCTCCCTTGCAGGACATGAATGAACCGTCCAACTTTGTGAGGGGCTCTGAGCACGGCTGCCCCGACAACAGTCTGGAAAACCCGCCCTATGTGCccggtgagcccccccccccccatggccgcTGGGTCTGCCTTCTCTGGCTTGAGACCCAAAGCTCTTGTTTCTAAGAAGCAGTGGCTGCGGGTAGCGGGCAGGGATGGAAGGGGACCCCCAGGAGTGTGCTCCAGGCAGGGGGTGCGGCTGAGGTGGCCCTGGGGGCTGTGCCGGGGGGGGCAGCACGGCCTGGGGAGAAGGCCCGTGGACAGCGGCGCGCTCGTCCCTCTTGCAGGGGTGGTGGGCGGGAGCCTGCAGGCGGCCACCATCTGCGCCTCCAGCTCCCAGTTCCTCTCCACGCACTACAACCTCCACAACCTGTACGGCCTGAGCGAGGCCATCGCCTCCAGCAGGTGAGCCCCACCCCCGGTGAGGGCAGGGGCcgtccccgccagccccccggcCGCCACCCCGTCCCCACAGTCACCCCAAGCTTCCCGGGCTTCAGGCCTGCCCCGTCCTGCTGACCGCTGGTCAGATGGGACcgatggctgggggtgggggcgggggcggggtggggctccCCCAGGACGCCTTAGGTGGCTGGTGCAGACCAGAGCCCCCTGCAGAGGGTGGGGGTGCTGCCCTGCTGTCACCAGGTGTGGGGGTCACGGGGGCCAGGGCTCCACACAGCTCCCCGCGTCCCTGTCGCACCCAGGGCCCTGGAGAAGGTTCGAGGCACGCGGCCCTTCGTGATCTCGCGCTCGACGTTCTCGGGCCACGGCCGCTACGCGGGGCACTGGACGGGGGACGTGTGGAGCAGCTGGGAGCAGCTGTCGGCCTCGGTGCCAGGTGAGCGGGGCTCCGGCGAAGCTAGGGCCGGGCACGGCTCGGGCGCCCcgatggcggggggcggggggtcccaCCACCAGGTCGTGTGAGGCGCGAGGCCTGGCGGTCCCCGCGGCCCGGGTTCACCCGCTTCCCGCGCCAGCCAGCTTCCTACGCGGGCACTCGCCCGCGGCGCCCCTGCTCACTGCCCCCGACTCCAGCGCCTCCTGGCCGTCGCCCCAAACCTCAGTCACCCCCCGGTGACCGCCCTCGAGCTGCAGGGAACGCGGGTCGAGCTCGCGCTGCCCAGCCGGCCCGGCGCCCAGCTCCGCTCGGCAGCCGCGGCCCGGCCGGTCCGTCCCTGGCGCTGACGCTGTGACCCCTGCTGGCTGCGAGCGGCTCCGAGCCCTAGAGGGCGGCAGGGTGTGGGGCGCCGCGTGGGTGGTGAGGGCAGCTAGGAGCGTCCCGGTGGCCTCTAGAATGTTCTGACCCGTGGAGAACGTTGGTTCTGGGTGAGATGGTTGAAGACCCACACGGGaccctcagggcccaggctggccccCGCGTGGGGCTCTTGTTTCCAGGAGACCCCAGGGGAGCAGCGGGTCAGGGAGCTGGGGCTGCCCCAGCCCACGCGAGCCGGCCTCGCGCCCCGCACTCCCTTAGCGGTCACGGACTCCTTGCCCTGCCTGCGGGGCCGTTCGTGTCCTGTGGCCGTGGTCGTGACAGGAAGCTGGGGCCTTGGCCGGGGTGCCTCCTCCCCACTGTGGGCACTGCAGCTGCACGCCGGCTGCAGACTCGGGGTGCTCCTGGCTTCGGGTTCTTGCTGGGCTTCTCGCTGCATCCTCCCAGACATCCCACGCTTCGTCCTGGTGTGTTCCCCTTCCGTCACAGGGAGGGCCCCGCTGGAGGACATCTGTCCTGGGGGTCAGGGTGCACCCCAAGGCCTCCGTCCTGCCTCCTTTGCCTTTGCAAAGACCCGTCACACGGCCTAGGGGCTGGGACCCCGTCTTTCGGGGAACACAGCCCTGCGCACACGGGGGTGCGGATTGTGGCGGAGGATGCGGAAGCCGAGGAGGGACCCCTTCTCCAGCGCACCGGCAGGCCCCTGAGGCCCCTCTGCTTGTCCTCCCAGCAATCCTGCAGTTTAACCTGTTGGGGGTGCCCCTGGTGGGCGCGGACATCTGCGGCTTTCTGGGCAACACCTCGGAGGAGCTGTGCGTGCGCTGGACCCAGCTGGGCG
This sequence is a window from Perognathus longimembris pacificus isolate PPM17 chromosome 17, ASM2315922v1, whole genome shotgun sequence. Protein-coding genes within it:
- the Gaa gene encoding lysosomal alpha-glucosidase: MGVRWPPCSHPLVGACALLCLATAALLGCVLLHGVPVVLQELCGPARGPEVTPGAQQLRAGRPGPPPTQERPGQRWAAPPQCSVSPNDRFDCAPDKAITQQECEARGCCFAPTQRRPQEPLKGQPWCFFPPSYPSYRLKDLRPSDTGYTATLARATPTFLPRDIPVLQLDVRMETDSRLRVTIKDPASKRYEVPLETPCVRSRAPAPLYSVEFWEEPFGVIVRRQPDGRVLLNTTVAPLIFADQFLQLSTSLASRYVTGLGEHLGPLMLSTDWSRVTLWNRDLAPTPGANLYGSHPFYMVLEDGGSAHGVFLLNSNAMDVVLQPSPALTWRSIGGILDVYVFLGPEPKSVVQQYLDIVGLPFMPPYWSLGFHLCRWGYSSTATVRQVVENMTQARFPLDVQWNDLDYMDARRDFTFNKEGFADFPDMVAALHRGGRRYVMIVDPAISSGGPAGSYRPYDEGLRRGVFITNATRQPLIGKVWPGPTAFPDFTNPETLDWWQDMVAEFHAQVPFDGMWIDMNEPSNFVRGSEHGCPDNSLENPPYVPGVVGGSLQAATICASSSQFLSTHYNLHNLYGLSEAIASSRALEKVRGTRPFVISRSTFSGHGRYAGHWTGDVWSSWEQLSASVPAILQFNLLGVPLVGADICGFLGNTSEELCVRWTQLGAFYPFMRNHNDLRSLPQEPYRFSPPAQAAMRKALALRYALLPHLYTLLHRAHVRGDTVARPLFLEFPTDPRTWPVDRQLLWGEALLVTPVLEPGKDKVTGYFPSGTWYDLHTVPIDVFGSPPPPLPMLRGPVIHSEGQWVALPAPLDTIHVHLRAGYIVPLQGTALTTTESRKQPLALAVALTAGGEARGGLFWDDGESLGVLERGAYTEVTFSAKNNTVVSQLVRVSSEGASLRLRKLTVLGVAAAPHQVLSNGVPVSNFTYDPSSQLLDIPVSLSVGEQFRVSWA